In the Oncorhynchus tshawytscha isolate Ot180627B linkage group LG17, Otsh_v2.0, whole genome shotgun sequence genome, one interval contains:
- the LOC112216847 gene encoding suppressor APC domain-containing protein 1 isoform X1 produces the protein MACPQCPAPGSYTSVIIPLRSSLYSLDALRFYLWIKRLKDLEREKDSLWAGLQVLEQARLWYRRILEDNRARQANVCTRAGARANEWGGEVWGGAGASSCLLRSQIQRVNGSLGSLMSMPNVISCPSSPKRNGVEVSDSELRWQNTVLVQMWTNNLVVGDLHQIERMAVSLSPRECLSCTDTGPVSLLICLAQRSHVAVLCLCLELNISHQRFIVVP, from the exons ATGGCCTGCCCGCAGTGCCCGGCGCCTGGGTCCTACACCTCGGTTATCATCCCTCTCCGGAGCAGCCTCTATAGCCTTGACGCCCTACGCTTCTACCTATGG ATAAAGAGGCTGAAGGACTTGGAAAGGGAGAAGGACTCCCTGTGGGCCGGGCTGCAGGTTCTGGAGCAAGCCCGGCTCTGGTACCGACGCATACTGGAGGACAACAGAGCCAGGCAGGCTAACGTGTGCACCAGGGCCGGGGCTAGGGCAAATGAGTGGGGAGGAGAAGTGTGGGGAGGAGCG GGGGCGTCATCGTGCCTCCTGAGGTCTCAGATCCAGAGGGTGAATGGATCTCTGGGTAGTCTGATGAGTATGCCCAACGTAATCAGCTGTCCCTCCTCTCCAAAGAGGAACGGGGTGGAAGTATCAGACAGTGAGCTACGGTGGCAGAACACGGTGCTGGTACAG ATGTGGACCAATAATCTTGTTGTGGGTGATCTTCATCAAATAGAGAGAATGGCGGTGTCATTGTCCCCCAGAGAGTGTTTATCCTGTACCGATACCGGCCCAGTGTCTCTGCTCATTTGTTTGGCCCAGAGAAGTCATGTTGCAGTTCTTTGTCTGTGTTTGGAATTAAACATATCCCACCAAAGATTTATAGTTGTCCcgtga
- the LOC112216847 gene encoding suppressor APC domain-containing protein 1 isoform X2 produces MACPQCPAPGSYTSVIIPLRSSLYSLDALRFYLWIKRLKDLEREKDSLWAGLQVLEQARLWYRRILEDNRARQANVCTRAGARANEWGGEVWGGAGASSCLLRSQIQRVNGSLGSLMSMPNVISCPSSPKRNGVEVSDSELRWQNTVLVQEVSEKNAKISLLEQERDSLLQELSLRLGVEV; encoded by the exons ATGGCCTGCCCGCAGTGCCCGGCGCCTGGGTCCTACACCTCGGTTATCATCCCTCTCCGGAGCAGCCTCTATAGCCTTGACGCCCTACGCTTCTACCTATGG ATAAAGAGGCTGAAGGACTTGGAAAGGGAGAAGGACTCCCTGTGGGCCGGGCTGCAGGTTCTGGAGCAAGCCCGGCTCTGGTACCGACGCATACTGGAGGACAACAGAGCCAGGCAGGCTAACGTGTGCACCAGGGCCGGGGCTAGGGCAAATGAGTGGGGAGGAGAAGTGTGGGGAGGAGCG GGGGCGTCATCGTGCCTCCTGAGGTCTCAGATCCAGAGGGTGAATGGATCTCTGGGTAGTCTGATGAGTATGCCCAACGTAATCAGCTGTCCCTCCTCTCCAAAGAGGAACGGGGTGGAAGTATCAGACAGTGAGCTACGGTGGCAGAACACGGTGCTGGTACAG GAGGTGAGTGAGAAGAATGCTAAAATCTCCCTattggagcaggagagagacagccttttgcAAGAGCTGAGTCTGCGTCTGGGTGTAGAAGTGTAG